One stretch of Acidobacteriota bacterium DNA includes these proteins:
- a CDS encoding NAD(P)-dependent oxidoreductase yields the protein MRRILVTGGLGTVGAGLIKELRSRGHHVVSCDTRHDADEIGFTLGSDLAAPLYARCDIGEFRQIERVIEVLGPFDYVYNCAAEFGRWNGEDFYETLWQTNAIGAKNIIRLQERLGFRLIHFSSSEVYGDWPNLMVESVMDDHEIKQMNDYAMTKWVNEMQIRNSAIQYKTESVVVRLFNTYGPGEYYSPYRSVNCRFLYCALHGLPWTVYRGHARTSTYLADTVRTLANIVDNFKPGETYNIGGNQLHSIEELSDVILKVTGADAGLVRYKEAEILTTTKKLVDTSKSVRDLGHQNSYSLEAGMQITADWMRAAYKLT from the coding sequence ATGCGTAGAATTCTCGTTACCGGTGGTTTAGGTACTGTGGGCGCGGGCCTAATAAAGGAATTGCGATCCCGTGGGCATCATGTGGTTTCTTGTGATACGCGCCACGACGCAGATGAAATCGGCTTTACGCTGGGTTCCGATTTAGCCGCGCCGTTGTATGCGCGGTGCGACATTGGCGAGTTTCGCCAGATCGAACGTGTTATCGAAGTGCTGGGGCCGTTTGATTATGTTTATAACTGCGCCGCCGAATTTGGCCGCTGGAATGGCGAAGATTTCTATGAAACACTCTGGCAAACCAATGCCATTGGCGCCAAAAACATCATCCGGTTGCAAGAGCGTCTCGGCTTTCGCCTGATTCATTTCTCTTCCTCTGAGGTTTATGGCGATTGGCCCAACCTCATGGTGGAATCGGTGATGGATGATCATGAAATCAAACAGATGAATGATTATGCGATGACCAAATGGGTCAACGAAATGCAAATTCGTAACTCAGCGATTCAATACAAAACCGAATCTGTCGTCGTGCGGTTATTCAATACCTATGGGCCGGGTGAGTATTACAGCCCTTATCGCTCAGTCAATTGTCGCTTTTTGTATTGCGCCTTGCACGGATTGCCTTGGACGGTATACCGGGGTCACGCGCGCACTTCAACATACTTAGCCGATACAGTCAGAACGCTGGCGAATATCGTTGATAATTTTAAGCCCGGGGAAACCTATAACATTGGTGGCAATCAGTTGCATTCCATCGAAGAGCTTTCAGACGTCATCCTAAAAGTAACAGGCGCTGATGCGGGCCTGGTTCGTTACAAAGAAGCAGAGATACTAACGACGACGAAAAAGCTGGTGGATACCAGCAAATCCGTTCGCGATTTGGGCCATCAGAATTCCTATAGCTTGGAAGCGGGTATGCAAATCACCGCTGATTGGATGCGCGCTGCGTATAAACTTACCTAA
- a CDS encoding DUF2283 domain-containing protein — MKHRYLDVTFRKGKVMAAYFYLQRKPGEKSQRTERHGEGILIDYGSDGQPIGIEFLAPDQISAMLQELNQILSQKNIPPVQPNELIPLLAA, encoded by the coding sequence ATGAAACACCGTTATTTGGATGTTACTTTTCGCAAAGGTAAAGTGATGGCAGCTTACTTTTATCTTCAGCGTAAGCCAGGTGAAAAAAGTCAGCGGACTGAACGCCACGGTGAAGGGATATTGATTGATTACGGTAGCGATGGGCAACCGATTGGGATAGAGTTTTTAGCGCCTGATCAGATTAGCGCTATGTTACAAGAACTAAATCAAATTCTTTCGCAAAAGAATATCCCTCCCGTTCAGCCTAATGAATTAATCCCCTTGTTAGCAGCTTAG
- a CDS encoding DUF4258 domain-containing protein gives MPANWPAWWEWELELTPHLEERMIDRDFNEVDLRAMLEKASGYRKNVVEGRWVIKTKHQRRHWEVIVEPDHDAHLLIVITAYPLD, from the coding sequence ATGCCTGCCAATTGGCCCGCGTGGTGGGAATGGGAGCTAGAGTTAACGCCACACCTGGAAGAGCGGATGATTGACCGGGATTTCAATGAAGTTGATTTACGGGCTATGCTTGAAAAAGCCAGCGGCTATCGCAAAAATGTGGTCGAAGGCCGCTGGGTAATCAAAACCAAGCATCAACGTCGTCATTGGGAAGTGATTGTCGAACCTGACCATGATGCGCATCTGTTGATTGTTATAACAGCTTACCCACTGGATTAA
- a CDS encoding ABC transporter permease, producing the protein MSAIIETPEQFDLILEPGRAHKNYWRDLWRYRELFYFLAWRDILVRYKQTVIGIAWALIRPFLTMVVFTVVFSKVAKLPAPGDLPYPLLVFAAMLPWQFFSTALSESSNSLIGNANLISKIYFPRLIVPASSVITSFVDFLITLILMAALMVWYQFAPDWRVFTLPLFILLAFGAAFGAGLWLCALNVEYRDFRYIVPFLVQFGLYVSPVGFSSALITGPWRLVYACNPMVGVIDGFRWALLRGQSAIFWPGLLASIMFTLILCLTGTWYFRRVERTFADVI; encoded by the coding sequence ATGTCCGCCATCATAGAAACACCCGAACAATTCGATTTGATTTTGGAACCGGGTCGCGCCCACAAAAATTATTGGCGCGATCTGTGGCGGTACCGCGAATTGTTTTACTTTCTGGCGTGGCGCGACATTCTGGTTCGGTATAAACAAACCGTCATTGGCATTGCCTGGGCGCTGATTCGTCCATTTTTGACGATGGTCGTTTTCACCGTCGTGTTTAGCAAAGTCGCCAAGCTGCCCGCGCCCGGCGATCTGCCTTATCCGTTGCTGGTCTTTGCCGCCATGTTGCCCTGGCAATTCTTTTCGACCGCCTTGAGCGAATCAAGCAACAGTTTGATCGGCAATGCCAACCTGATTTCAAAAATCTATTTCCCGCGCTTGATCGTCCCGGCCAGCTCTGTGATTACCTCTTTCGTAGACTTTTTGATTACGCTCATCCTGATGGCAGCGCTGATGGTGTGGTATCAATTTGCGCCCGATTGGCGTGTGTTCACCTTGCCGCTGTTTATCCTGCTGGCCTTTGGCGCAGCGTTTGGCGCGGGCTTATGGTTGTGCGCATTGAATGTCGAATATCGGGACTTTCGCTACATCGTCCCGTTTCTGGTGCAATTCGGTTTGTATGTCTCTCCCGTCGGGTTTAGCAGCGCTCTGATCACCGGCCCCTGGCGGTTGGTGTATGCCTGCAACCCGATGGTTGGCGTGATTGACGGATTCCGCTGGGCATTGTTGCGCGGTCAATCAGCCATTTTCTGGCCCGGCTTGCTGGCCTCGATCATGTTTACGCTGATTCTGTGTCTCACCGGCACCTGGTATTTCCGGCGCGTTGAACGCACCTTTGCCGATGTAATTTGA
- a CDS encoding class I SAM-dependent methyltransferase, producing MTEIITTLEACLGAALSARAGLFEERHQTAFRLFNGFSEGWPALVADLYAQTLVLHDYAERPETASAAVRQAQQFYQARLPWLRAIVLKQRNAESAEARNGRLLYGTQPCRKVREHGVWYALDVRLNQDAGFYLDTRNVREWALRNVRGKSVLNTFAYTGSLGIAARAGGAARVVQLDLKREFLNVAKTSCMLNGFSIDRRDFLAGDFWPLISRLNREKTRFDGVFLDPPFFAATAKGVVDTENNFARLINKVRPLINDGGWLVAINNALYVSGGEYLRVLQALCADGYLAVEELLTVPLDCAGYETARTASTVTDPAPFNHATKIAVLRVRRKAAGSFSDTELAMREPSLRV from the coding sequence ATGACTGAAATCATAACTACGCTTGAAGCGTGCCTGGGCGCTGCCTTATCGGCGCGCGCCGGCTTATTCGAGGAACGCCATCAAACCGCCTTCCGTTTGTTCAATGGCTTTAGTGAGGGTTGGCCTGCCTTGGTGGCTGATCTGTATGCACAAACCCTGGTGCTGCACGATTATGCCGAACGGCCTGAAACGGCAAGCGCTGCCGTGCGGCAGGCCCAGCAGTTTTATCAGGCGCGTTTGCCTTGGCTGCGAGCCATAGTCCTCAAACAACGCAATGCCGAAAGTGCCGAAGCGCGCAACGGGCGGTTGCTGTACGGCACCCAGCCTTGCCGCAAGGTACGTGAACACGGCGTATGGTACGCACTGGATGTTCGGCTGAATCAGGATGCCGGCTTTTATCTGGATACGCGCAACGTGCGTGAATGGGCCTTGCGCAACGTGCGGGGAAAAAGCGTGCTCAACACGTTTGCTTACACCGGCAGTTTGGGGATTGCCGCGCGGGCGGGCGGGGCAGCGCGCGTGGTGCAACTCGATCTCAAGCGCGAGTTTCTGAATGTGGCGAAAACCTCCTGTATGTTAAACGGGTTTTCGATTGACCGGCGAGACTTTCTGGCCGGAGATTTCTGGCCCTTGATCAGCCGCCTGAATCGTGAAAAGACACGCTTCGATGGCGTCTTTCTCGATCCGCCATTTTTTGCCGCCACAGCCAAAGGAGTGGTTGACACCGAAAACAACTTCGCCCGGCTGATTAACAAAGTGCGTCCGCTGATCAACGATGGCGGCTGGCTGGTCGCCATCAACAATGCACTTTATGTTAGTGGCGGCGAGTATCTGCGCGTCTTGCAGGCGCTTTGCGCCGACGGGTATCTGGCTGTCGAAGAATTGCTCACAGTCCCGTTGGATTGCGCAGGCTATGAAACCGCGAGAACCGCGTCAACAGTGACTGATCCTGCACCGTTCAATCACGCGACCAAAATTGCCGTACTACGGGTGCGCCGCAAAGCAGCAGGCAGCTTCAGCGACACCGAATTGGCAATGCGAGAGCCATCTTTACGTGTATGA